From Nicotiana tabacum cultivar K326 chromosome 22, ASM71507v2, whole genome shotgun sequence, one genomic window encodes:
- the LOC107813892 gene encoding elongation factor Tu, mitochondrial, giving the protein MASVAFRNPNSKRVFSLSPQIYSCCRAGSASTQFSLSESLNANETPSFSNPWWRSMATFTRTKPHVNVGTIGHVDHGKTTLTAAITKVLAEEGKAKAVAFDEIDKAPEEKKRGITIATAHVEYETVKRHYAHVDCPGHADYVKNMITGAAQMDGGILVVSAPDGPMPQTKEHILLARQVGVPSLVCFLNKVDAVDDPELLELVEMELRELLSFYKFPGDEIPIIRGSALSALQGTNEEIGKKAILKLMEAVDEYIPDPVRQLDKPFLMPVEDVFSIQGRGTVATGRVEQGQIKVGDDVEILGLMQGNLKSTVTGVEMFKKILDHGQAGDNVGLLLRGLKREDITRGMVIAKPGSVKTYKKFEAEIYVLTKDEGGRHTAFFSNYRPQFYLRTADITGKVELPENVKMVMPGDNVTATFELISPVPLDAGQRFALREGGRTVGAGVVSKVLS; this is encoded by the exons ATGGCATCGGTCGCTTTTAGAAATCCCAATTCGAAGCGCGTGTTCTCACTCTCTCCACAAATCTATTCGTGCTGTAGAGCAGGATCAGCTTCCACTCAGTTCTCACTCTCAGAGTCGCTAAATGCAAATGAAACTCCCTCTTTTTCTAACCCTTGGTGGAGATCCATGGCCACTTTCACTCGAAC AAAACCTCATGTAAACGTGGGAACTATCGGCCACGTTGATCATGGAAAGACTACTCTTACTGCCGCAATTACAAAG GTCCTAGCAGAAGAAGGAAAGGCCAAGGCCGTTGCATTTGATGAAATTGATAAGGCCCcggaagagaaaaagagaggaatTACTATTGCCACA GCCCATGTGGAGTATGAGACGGTTAAAAGACACTATGCTCATGTTGATTGCCCAGGACACGCAGATTATGTTAAG AATATGATTACTGGAGCTGCCCAAATGGATGGTGGTATTCTAGTTGTATCCGCTCCTGATGGACCCATGCCACAAACGAAGGAGCATATCTTGCTTGCACGCCAG GTTGGTGTACCATCACTTGTCTGCTTTTTAAACAAAGTTGATGCTGTTGATGATCCTGAACTGCTGGAACTTGTGGAGATGGAGCTTCGGG AACTGCTTAGTTTCTACAAGTTTCCTGGAGATGAAATTCCGATCATTCGTGGTTCAGCTCTTTCTGCTTTACAGGGAACTAACGAAGAAATTGGAAAGAAAGCTATTTTAAAGTTAATGGAAGCTGTAGATGAATATATTCCTGATCCAGTGCGTCAGCTTGacaaaccattcttaatgccagTAGAAGATGTATTCTCAATTCAG GGACGTGGAACTGTTGCTACTGGCCGTGTTGAACAGGGACAAATAAAAGTTGGAGATGATGTGGAGATCTTAGGGCTGATGCAG GGCAATTTAAAATCTACAGTGACTGGTGTTGAAATGTTCAAGAAGATCTTGGATCATGGACAA GCTGGCGATAATGTCGGGCTTCTTCTCCGTGGATTGAAACGAGAAGATATTACGCGAGGAATG GTGATTGCAAAGCCTGGTAGTGTGAAAACGTACAAGAAATTCGAGGCAGAGATATACGTACTAACAAAGGATGAAGGTGGTCGCCACACTGCTTTTTTCTCAAATTATAGGCCTCAGTTCTACCTGAGGACTGCTGATATTACTGGTAAAGTGGAGTTGCCTGAAAACGTCAAGATGGTTATGCCGGGGGATAACGTTACTGCTACTTTCGAGCTGATATCTCCAGTTCCTCTTGACGCAG GACAAAGATTTGCCCTGAGGGAGGGTGGCAGAACGGTTGGTGCTGGGGTTGTTTCCAAGGTGCTGAGCTGA
- the LOC107813893 gene encoding uncharacterized protein LOC107813893 — protein MAETCLMASHGYPPWLLFPPEQGISRFSKESLPFLPSPGATQDMVKLSCASLKVNQRLDLWKPISMLLAGNHFVRIQSTIRRPELVDVQDTQLNSVLFSFGIAEQCTRQEKIWKYLMSGSNDAESGGIDTSILFDLVGPLAHAVDMHRQQFASYLEQQSHDAMSQPSLVYPSCSLHLWEPSLNAVSDLGLRKTLHSNRPLLVNGASARVEMKDILAIISEFYLSKDSMKCTKQAMLVPYFDRCRMSKAKGESSAQKLDVNAASISRCRMSKAKGESSAQKLDVNAASISSPQKTKYQTSTQKRSNKKAVKEQDIYRNNYLHACESLLSIMVDKKRHGKTAILSLKKSGPQLPYILTKFSASIAGTGIAVLFSVACKLACGRIAFSTPKLLNTGLGLGLVWLSWAVNNLRDTVVVINRSPGKLDMVEEDMMNNLDKNVKEIYFRAATLLAVVVLRLA, from the exons ATGGCTGAAACTTGTCTTATGGCTTCTCATGGCTATCCGCCTTGGCTTTTATTCCCCCCAGAACAGGGCATAAGCAGGTTTTCCAAG GAAAGTCTCCCTTTTCTTCCCAGTCCTGGAGCAACCCAAGATATGGTGAAGTTAAGTTGTGCTAGCCTAAAGGTGAATCAGAGACTGGATTTATGGAAACCAATTAGTATGTTATTGGCGGGCAATCACTTTGTCAGAATCCAATCAACTATTAGGCGGCCAGAACTCGTAGATGTGCAAG ACACTCAGTTGAACTCGGTGCTCTTCAGCTTTGGTATTGCTGAACAATGCACAAGGCAGGAGAAGATTTGGAAGTACCTCATGTCTGGTTCAAATGATGCAGAAAGCGGTGGAATAGATACGTCTATACTCTTTGATCTTGTGGGGCCACTGGCACATGCGGTGGACATGCATCGACAACAATTTGCTTCTTATCTTGAACAACAGTCTCATGATGCTATGTCTCAGCCATCTCTTGTTTATCCAAGTTGTTCACTCCACCTCTGGGAACCTTCTTTAAATGCGGTAAGCGACCTAGGACTCAGGAAAACACTTCATTCTAATAGGCCTCTATTAGTTAATGGTGCTAGTGCCAGGGTTGAGATGAAGGACATACTTGCTATTATCTCTGAGTTCTACTTGTCAAAGGACTCAATGAAATGCACAAAGCAAGCGATGCTGGTTCCTTACTTTGACAG ATGCAGAATGTCAAAGGCTAAAGGTGAAAGTTCTGCTCAGAAGCTTGACGTGAATGCAGCATCTATAAGCAG ATGCAGAATGTCAAAGGCTAAAGGTGAAAGTTCTGCTCAGAAGCTTGACGTGAATGCAGCATCTATAAGCAG TCCTCAGAAAACTAAGTACCAGACATCAACCCAGAAAAGAAGCAACAAAAAGGCAGTTAAAGAGCAAGATATTTACAGAAACAATTATCTCCATGCATGCGAAAGCCTTCTGTCCATAATGGTTGACAAGAAACGGCATGGGAAAACTGCAATACTTTCATTGAAGAAATCGGGGCCTCAACTACCTTACATTCTGACCAAGTTCTCAGCTAGCATTGCTGGAACCGGCATAGCTGTCCTTTTCTCTGTTGCCTGCAAACTAGCTTGTGGTAGAATTGCCTTCTCTACACCTAAACTGTTGAACACTGGTTTAGGCCTTGGACTTGTATGGCTCTCTTGGGCTGTCAATAATTTGAGGGACACCGTTGTTGTAATCAACAGAAGTCCAGGCAAGTTGGATATGGTAGAAGAGGACATGATGAATAATCTGGACAAAAATGTGAAGGAAATCTACTTCAGAGCTGCAACTTTGTTAGCAGTTGTAGTGCTGAGGCTTGCTTGA